The proteins below are encoded in one region of Chryseobacterium wanjuense:
- the sufB gene encoding Fe-S cluster assembly protein SufB yields MSKYTEDDLRVDLENKKYEFGWETKIDYEDFPTGLNEDIVRAISAKKEEPEWMTEWRLESFRIWLKMVEPTWANIKYEKPDFQAIKYYAAPKAKPELESLDEVDPELLATFAKLGINIEEQKRLSGVAVDIVIDSVSVKTTFQDTLMEKGIIFCSISEAIKNHPDLVRKYLGKVVPRGDNFYAALNSAVFSDGSFCYIPKGVRCPMELSTYFRINQAGTGQFERTLVIADEGSYVSYLEGCTAPSRDENQLHAAVVELIALDNAEIKYSTVQNWYPGNEEGKGGVFNFVTKRGLCERNAKISWTQVETGSAVTWKYPSCILKGDNSIGEFYSIAVTNNHQYADTGTKMIHIGKNTKSTIISKGISAGKSQNSYRGLVKVMPTAKGARNFSQCDSLLMGNECGAHTFPYIEIKDPSAQLEHEATTSKIGEDQIFYCNQRGIDTERAIALIVNGFSKEVLNKLPMEFAIEAQKLLEISLEGSVG; encoded by the coding sequence ATGAGTAAATATACTGAAGACGATCTAAGAGTCGATCTAGAAAATAAAAAATATGAATTCGGCTGGGAAACGAAAATCGACTATGAAGATTTCCCGACTGGTTTAAATGAAGATATCGTCCGAGCAATTTCCGCTAAAAAAGAGGAACCTGAATGGATGACAGAATGGCGTTTGGAATCTTTCAGAATCTGGTTGAAAATGGTGGAGCCTACTTGGGCAAACATCAAGTATGAAAAACCGGATTTCCAGGCAATTAAATATTACGCAGCACCGAAAGCTAAGCCGGAATTAGAAAGCTTAGACGAAGTAGATCCTGAATTATTGGCAACTTTTGCAAAATTAGGGATCAATATCGAGGAGCAAAAAAGACTTTCCGGAGTGGCTGTAGATATCGTAATAGACTCGGTTTCTGTAAAGACAACTTTTCAGGATACTTTAATGGAAAAAGGAATTATTTTCTGCTCTATTTCTGAGGCTATTAAAAATCACCCTGACTTGGTGAGAAAATATCTTGGAAAAGTAGTTCCGAGAGGAGATAACTTCTATGCAGCATTGAATTCCGCAGTATTTTCTGACGGAAGTTTCTGCTATATTCCGAAAGGGGTAAGATGCCCGATGGAATTATCAACATATTTCCGTATCAATCAAGCAGGAACAGGTCAGTTTGAAAGAACGCTTGTAATTGCAGATGAGGGAAGTTATGTTTCTTATCTTGAAGGTTGTACAGCGCCATCGAGAGACGAAAACCAGCTTCACGCGGCGGTTGTTGAGCTTATCGCTTTAGATAATGCTGAAATTAAATATTCAACCGTTCAGAACTGGTATCCCGGAAATGAAGAAGGAAAAGGTGGAGTTTTCAATTTCGTAACGAAAAGAGGACTTTGCGAAAGAAATGCAAAAATCTCCTGGACTCAGGTAGAAACAGGTTCTGCCGTAACTTGGAAGTATCCGTCTTGTATCTTAAAAGGTGACAATTCAATCGGTGAGTTTTACTCTATCGCCGTGACCAATAATCACCAATATGCTGATACAGGAACAAAAATGATCCATATCGGGAAAAATACGAAATCAACGATTATTTCTAAAGGTATTTCTGCAGGAAAATCTCAGAATTCGTACAGAGGTTTGGTAAAAGTAATGCCGACAGCAAAAGGTGCGAGAAACTTCTCTCAGTGCGACTCTTTACTGATGGGTAATGAATGTGGAGCACATACTTTCCCTTACATCGAAATCAAAGATCCTTCTGCACAACTGGAGCACGAAGCAACGACTTCAAAAATCGGGGAAGACCAGATTTTCTACTGCAACCAGAGAGGTATCGATACAGAAAGAGCAATCGCTTTGATCGTAAATGGTTTCAGCAAAGAGGTTTTGAATAAATTACCGATGGAATTTGCTATTGAAGCTCAGAAATTGTTGGAGATTTCTTTGGAAGGTTCTGTAGGATAA
- a CDS encoding adenine phosphoribosyltransferase yields the protein MASQELIKNLEETIENIPDFPIPGIQFKDISPIFLNPKLYEDVIADLVAFSKGKVDAVCGIESRGYLFGIAIAVALEVPFILIRKSGKLPPPVISEKYDLEYGSAIIETREGQIKPGQRVLIHDDLLATGGTTEAAAKLVEKQGATVSQFSFLIGLKSLNGEEKLKKFNAEVYHILEY from the coding sequence ATGGCTTCTCAAGAATTAATTAAGAATTTAGAAGAGACGATAGAAAATATCCCAGATTTTCCGATTCCAGGAATTCAGTTCAAGGATATCTCCCCTATTTTCTTAAACCCCAAACTGTATGAAGATGTGATCGCCGATCTTGTCGCTTTCAGTAAAGGAAAAGTAGATGCGGTCTGCGGAATCGAAAGTCGCGGCTATCTTTTCGGGATCGCCATCGCTGTTGCTTTGGAAGTTCCATTTATCTTAATCAGAAAATCGGGCAAACTTCCGCCACCGGTTATTTCAGAAAAATATGACCTTGAATACGGAAGTGCTATCATCGAAACCCGTGAAGGACAGATAAAACCCGGACAAAGAGTTCTTATCCATGATGATCTTTTAGCAACCGGAGGAACAACGGAAGCTGCCGCAAAACTGGTCGAAAAACAAGGCGCTACGGTTTCTCAATTCAGCTTTTTAATTGGTTTAAAAAGTTTGAACGGTGAGGAAAAGCTGAAAAAATTCAATGCAGAAGTTTATCATATTTTAGAATATTAA
- the sufC gene encoding Fe-S cluster assembly ATPase SufC — MLEIKNLHAQIEDGAEILKGINLEIKPGEVHAIMGPNGAGKSTLSSVIAGKEDYEVTDGEIIFDGENIIEDAPEERAHKGIFLSFQYPVEIPGVSVTNFIKAAMNENRKANGLGEMPAKEMLAMIRDKSEKLGIKKDFLSRSLNEGFSGGEKKRNEIFQMMMLNPKLAILDETDSGLDIDALRIVADGVNAFKNEGNAVLLITHYQRLLNYIQPDFVHVLANGKIIKTGDKSLALELEEKGYDWLLN, encoded by the coding sequence ATGTTAGAGATAAAAAACTTGCACGCCCAAATTGAAGACGGCGCAGAAATTTTAAAAGGTATCAATCTTGAAATAAAACCGGGTGAAGTTCACGCGATCATGGGACCGAACGGAGCCGGTAAATCTACTCTTTCTTCTGTAATCGCAGGAAAAGAAGATTACGAAGTTACAGACGGAGAAATTATTTTCGATGGTGAAAACATCATCGAAGATGCTCCCGAAGAAAGGGCTCACAAAGGAATTTTCCTTTCTTTCCAGTATCCGGTAGAGATTCCGGGGGTTTCTGTAACGAATTTCATCAAAGCTGCGATGAATGAAAACAGAAAAGCAAACGGATTGGGAGAAATGCCCGCAAAGGAAATGCTTGCGATGATTCGTGACAAATCTGAAAAATTAGGCATTAAAAAAGATTTCCTTTCAAGATCATTGAACGAAGGTTTTTCGGGAGGTGAAAAGAAAAGAAACGAGATCTTCCAGATGATGATGCTTAATCCGAAACTGGCTATTCTTGATGAAACCGATTCAGGATTAGATATCGATGCATTGAGAATCGTTGCAGATGGAGTAAATGCATTTAAAAATGAAGGAAATGCAGTGCTTTTGATTACCCACTATCAAAGATTGCTTAATTATATTCAACCTGACTTCGTTCACGTTTTAGCGAACGGAAAAATCATCAAAACCGGAGACAAATCTCTTGCTTTGGAACTGGAAGAAAAAGGGTACGACTGGCTTCTTAACTAA
- a CDS encoding GLPGLI family protein, translating into MRQKLLGFFVLFLASLSYGQTTRYIYETAVNPDSINLVSMKIEKTFLDVKGNRSFFISENKLIKDSLFASFKPEEKEERKKDKKDLSKTEVRKHAEPTFFEFFITKNIPEQKVYYYDRVGGKQVYYQEDRPLKWEISDVTEKQNGYPAQKAVANFGGRIWTAWFTKDINISDGPYKFSGLPGLIVKLEDDKGDYKFDLVKKITIQNAFEEPMKSDVKQSTRRDFNGDKAALELEFNKNRKAIAGSKSPEM; encoded by the coding sequence ATGAGACAAAAATTACTTGGTTTTTTTGTGTTGTTTTTAGCGTCATTGTCCTATGGACAGACCACGAGATATATTTATGAAACTGCAGTGAATCCGGATTCTATTAATCTGGTGAGCATGAAGATAGAAAAAACTTTCCTGGATGTTAAAGGAAATAGATCTTTCTTCATCAGTGAAAATAAATTAATTAAAGATTCTCTTTTTGCCTCTTTTAAACCTGAAGAGAAAGAAGAACGTAAAAAAGATAAGAAAGATTTGTCAAAAACTGAGGTGAGAAAACATGCAGAACCTACTTTTTTTGAATTTTTTATCACTAAAAATATTCCGGAACAAAAGGTTTATTATTATGACAGAGTAGGCGGAAAACAAGTTTATTATCAGGAAGACAGACCTTTGAAATGGGAAATATCTGATGTGACGGAAAAGCAAAACGGGTATCCTGCTCAAAAAGCCGTTGCCAATTTTGGAGGAAGAATCTGGACGGCCTGGTTTACAAAAGACATCAATATTTCCGACGGACCGTATAAATTCTCCGGATTACCGGGACTTATCGTAAAATTAGAAGATGACAAAGGAGATTACAAATTTGATCTTGTTAAAAAAATCACCATTCAGAATGCTTTTGAAGAACCGATGAAGTCTGATGTGAAACAAAGCACAAGAAGAGATTTTAACGGAGACAAAGCGGCATTGGAACTGGAATTTAATAAAAACAGAAAAGCGATTGCCGGAAGTAAAAGCCCTGAAATGTAG
- a CDS encoding YfgM family protein, with product MAKLTKNAHNEQEGKETVEFFKDLDREALNTERFLERYSKPLGIVFGVLVLGVLGFFGYKQFVVAPKNAEAVKSFLAAQKNLADGKDKEALGGKSAANPGFLGTYNEYSGTNIGKLSAYNAGILKFKEGKFQEAYDLLDKFSSDNKTMMAMKYGAMADAQSGLNKNDDALQLLDKATSASDDPYTMYYFTRKAGILALGLNKKAEAKKYFATIDEKYQDYDNGMSDSYIEMTKYY from the coding sequence ATGGCAAAACTTACAAAGAATGCTCACAATGAGCAAGAAGGTAAAGAAACAGTGGAGTTTTTTAAAGATCTTGACAGAGAGGCTTTAAACACAGAAAGATTCCTTGAAAGATATTCAAAACCATTAGGTATTGTTTTTGGAGTACTTGTTTTAGGTGTTCTTGGTTTCTTTGGATACAAACAATTCGTTGTGGCTCCTAAAAATGCTGAAGCTGTAAAAAGTTTCCTTGCTGCTCAGAAAAATCTTGCTGATGGTAAAGATAAAGAAGCTCTGGGAGGGAAATCTGCTGCAAATCCTGGGTTCTTGGGAACTTACAATGAATATTCTGGAACGAATATCGGTAAACTTTCTGCTTATAATGCAGGAATATTGAAATTCAAAGAAGGAAAATTCCAGGAAGCTTATGATCTTCTTGACAAATTTTCTTCTGACAACAAGACGATGATGGCGATGAAATACGGAGCTATGGCAGATGCACAATCAGGTCTTAATAAAAATGATGACGCTTTACAATTATTAGACAAAGCTACATCTGCTTCTGATGATCCTTACACCATGTATTATTTTACAAGAAAAGCAGGTATTCTGGCTTTAGGATTGAATAAAAAAGCAGAAGCTAAAAAATATTTCGCAACTATTGACGAAAAATATCAGGACTACGACAACGGAATGTCTGATTCTTATATTGAAATGACTAAATATTACTAA
- the ribH gene encoding 6,7-dimethyl-8-ribityllumazine synthase codes for MATVNLSDYKPLNITNADEFSIGIVFSEWNDFVTYNLRDAALEILQKEGIKSENIKLFPVPGAFELNYASMQLCKERKYDAIIAIGCVIRGETPHFDYVCSAVAQGIKDCNILTDTPTIFCVLTDDTKEQSIERSGGDLGNKGVEAAVTALRMIDFRKNLSSKKGNIGFGHS; via the coding sequence ATGGCAACAGTTAATCTTTCCGATTACAAGCCACTTAATATAACCAATGCCGATGAGTTTTCTATCGGCATTGTTTTTTCTGAGTGGAATGATTTTGTAACCTACAATCTTCGTGATGCAGCTCTGGAAATCCTTCAAAAAGAAGGAATAAAATCTGAAAACATCAAACTTTTTCCGGTTCCGGGTGCTTTTGAACTCAACTACGCAAGCATGCAGCTTTGCAAAGAAAGAAAATATGACGCGATCATTGCGATCGGATGCGTTATCCGCGGGGAAACTCCACATTTCGACTATGTGTGTTCGGCCGTGGCTCAGGGAATCAAAGATTGTAATATTCTTACGGATACCCCTACCATTTTCTGTGTACTGACAGACGATACAAAAGAGCAATCTATCGAAAGAAGCGGCGGAGACCTGGGAAATAAAGGTGTTGAAGCAGCAGTAACGGCTTTAAGAATGATCGATTTCAGGAAAAATCTTTCCAGCAAGAAAGGAAATATTGGTTTTGGACATTCTTAA
- a CDS encoding HesB/IscA family protein yields the protein MIKVSDQAKAKAIQLMTEEGFNPAEDYIRVGVKSGGCSGLEYVLRFDNEKTDTDQIFEDNNIKIIVDKKSILYLAGTTLEFSGGLNGKGFVFNNPNASRTCGCGESFSL from the coding sequence ATGATAAAAGTATCAGATCAAGCAAAGGCAAAAGCCATCCAACTGATGACAGAGGAAGGCTTCAACCCTGCTGAAGATTATATAAGAGTGGGGGTGAAAAGCGGAGGATGCTCAGGTTTAGAATATGTTTTGAGATTTGACAACGAAAAAACAGACACTGATCAAATTTTTGAAGACAATAACATCAAAATTATTGTAGATAAAAAATCAATCCTCTATTTGGCAGGAACTACTCTTGAATTTTCAGGAGGTTTAAACGGAAAAGGATTTGTTTTCAACAATCCTAACGCATCCAGAACATGTGGGTGTGGTGAGAGTTTTTCTTTATAA
- a CDS encoding GLPGLI family protein, producing MKKLGIIALALFMQTAFAQVNRFVYQVTMKPDASNKSDIKTENAYLDISPEKSVFYSENRIKRDSIMQKAFQSGGGRGSINREQMEGLRSNINYSIEKDKKNQKTFFKDRIGRDVYTYEEDRPINWKISSETMKIGEYKVQKAETDFGGRKWTAWFTTDLPYQDGPYKFGGLPGLIVKVEDDKGEYSFDLMKNYKIADFPSMNQFGNTIKVKRADFAKQQKKFMEDPMSFMTQGGGGFGQTRVMGGGGISAPRGGGGGNQNPADMRKRMEERIKDEAKRNSNPIELQ from the coding sequence ATGAAAAAATTAGGCATCATTGCTTTAGCATTATTCATGCAGACCGCTTTTGCACAGGTCAATAGATTTGTGTATCAGGTGACTATGAAACCCGACGCTTCGAATAAGAGTGATATTAAAACAGAGAATGCATACCTGGATATTTCTCCTGAAAAATCGGTTTTCTATTCTGAAAACAGGATAAAAAGAGATTCTATCATGCAGAAAGCCTTCCAGAGTGGTGGTGGAAGAGGAAGTATTAATAGAGAACAAATGGAAGGTTTGAGATCGAATATTAATTATTCTATCGAAAAAGATAAAAAAAATCAGAAAACTTTCTTTAAAGACCGAATCGGAAGAGATGTGTATACATACGAAGAAGATCGACCGATCAACTGGAAAATTTCGTCTGAAACGATGAAAATCGGTGAATATAAGGTTCAGAAAGCAGAAACCGATTTCGGAGGAAGAAAATGGACAGCATGGTTTACCACAGATCTTCCTTATCAGGACGGGCCTTACAAATTTGGCGGACTTCCCGGACTTATCGTAAAAGTAGAAGATGATAAAGGAGAATATTCTTTTGATTTAATGAAAAACTATAAGATTGCCGATTTTCCTTCGATGAATCAATTCGGAAATACCATTAAAGTAAAAAGAGCAGATTTTGCCAAGCAGCAGAAAAAATTCATGGAAGATCCGATGTCGTTCATGACGCAAGGCGGAGGCGGATTCGGACAAACCCGTGTAATGGGTGGAGGCGGAATCTCTGCTCCAAGAGGCGGTGGTGGCGGAAACCAAAATCCGGCAGATATGAGAAAAAGAATGGAGGAGAGAATAAAAGATGAAGCAAAAAGAAACAGTAATCCAATCGAATTGCAATAA
- the ypfJ gene encoding KPN_02809 family neutral zinc metallopeptidase, translated as MKWTDDRGGNVEDRRGLGGGAVVGGGLGTLIIAAIIFFLGGDPSSVLSSGGSGSVNTEQRELNENDKKIGEMVDMMGKWNIITWDQVFKENGMTYTPPKIILFENTTQSGCGTAQSAMGPFYCPADQSVYMDMSFFNELQSRFGAKVTEFTVAYVLAHEVGHHVQTLLGTTQKVDALRRSGRYSEEQMNRVSVATELQADFYAGLWARRTDSREHILEPGDIQSAIDAAEAVGDDNIQKRSQGYVNQESFTHGSSAQRKEWFMKGYNSGDIRQGDTFNQLLK; from the coding sequence ATGAAATGGACAGACGACAGAGGTGGTAATGTAGAAGACAGACGCGGACTTGGCGGCGGAGCCGTTGTAGGAGGCGGATTGGGAACTCTTATTATTGCTGCAATTATATTTTTCCTTGGAGGAGATCCTTCTTCAGTTTTATCTTCCGGAGGTTCCGGATCAGTAAATACCGAACAACGGGAACTGAATGAAAATGATAAAAAGATTGGGGAAATGGTAGACATGATGGGAAAATGGAACATCATTACCTGGGATCAGGTTTTCAAAGAGAACGGAATGACCTATACTCCTCCAAAAATTATTCTTTTTGAAAACACGACACAATCCGGATGCGGAACCGCACAATCTGCAATGGGACCTTTTTACTGTCCTGCCGATCAGTCGGTTTATATGGATATGAGCTTTTTTAATGAACTACAATCAAGATTTGGAGCAAAGGTTACAGAATTTACTGTTGCATATGTTTTGGCTCATGAAGTAGGCCATCATGTTCAAACTCTTTTAGGAACAACTCAAAAAGTGGATGCTTTAAGAAGAAGTGGCAGATATTCTGAAGAACAAATGAACAGAGTTTCTGTAGCAACAGAGTTACAGGCTGATTTTTATGCTGGATTATGGGCCAGAAGAACTGACAGTAGGGAACATATTTTAGAACCCGGAGATATCCAATCTGCAATAGATGCGGCCGAAGCGGTGGGAGACGATAATATCCAGAAAAGATCACAGGGGTATGTCAACCAGGAAAGCTTTACACACGGATCTTCTGCGCAACGTAAAGAATGGTTTATGAAAGGCTATAACAGTGGAGATATCAGACAAGGTGATACTTTCAACCAGCTTTTAAAATAA
- a CDS encoding RodZ family helix-turn-helix domain-containing protein, whose protein sequence is MKKLSFLLVFSLLLFTACKKDSVDATNTKTLQSSINDMTASLSTIKQIKFNEALYILKTFGVEADGDVAELKALGQLINGKKVPEIMSMADQVAQKNGIEWASTAPPSLGEMNIFGDEKAKESDPNDVKASSLSVITRPTGDDGTGAPTALQIVPRLVDNTGNPVSFTGAGLEATLEVFSNGVKLSTAKNLMQDNNFKGFNLKFSSIPAAKVIDNKIDITVSVKTTAKTFKMSKIGLDVNPALLKVPAPPKVDSTAVNTDPAVIDPNNPGATTPTTDPNATPSPATTPATPKQPAADPKNVVSAFLNNVSSQNLKAAYNSSSNPNWGSYESFSNSTSGFGSVKSVSVKNITTSASNPNAASVNATYDVTDKSGKTTSLKVTFGLKNVNGDWKISSYKTNP, encoded by the coding sequence ATGAAAAAGTTGTCTTTTCTTCTAGTTTTCAGCTTGTTGCTTTTTACAGCATGTAAAAAAGACTCTGTAGATGCTACAAATACGAAAACTTTACAGTCAAGTATCAATGATATGACAGCCAGCCTTTCTACCATTAAACAGATTAAGTTTAATGAAGCGCTTTATATTTTAAAGACTTTTGGAGTGGAAGCAGATGGCGATGTCGCAGAACTAAAAGCTCTTGGCCAATTAATTAACGGAAAAAAAGTTCCCGAAATCATGTCAATGGCAGATCAGGTTGCCCAGAAAAACGGCATCGAATGGGCAAGTACAGCTCCTCCGTCCTTAGGTGAAATGAATATCTTCGGCGACGAAAAAGCTAAAGAAAGCGATCCGAATGATGTGAAAGCAAGCTCACTAAGCGTCATCACAAGACCTACCGGAGATGATGGAACCGGCGCACCGACAGCACTTCAGATCGTACCAAGACTGGTAGACAATACCGGAAATCCTGTTTCATTTACAGGAGCGGGTCTGGAAGCAACTCTTGAAGTTTTCAGCAACGGGGTAAAACTATCAACAGCGAAAAATTTAATGCAGGATAATAATTTTAAAGGTTTTAATTTAAAATTTTCATCAATTCCTGCGGCTAAAGTAATAGATAATAAAATCGACATCACTGTTTCTGTAAAAACTACAGCAAAAACATTTAAAATGTCTAAGATAGGACTAGATGTAAATCCAGCCTTATTAAAAGTTCCGGCTCCGCCAAAAGTGGATTCCACAGCAGTAAATACGGATCCGGCAGTAATTGATCCAAATAATCCGGGCGCAACGACACCAACTACAGATCCTAATGCAACGCCTTCACCGGCAACAACTCCGGCGACTCCAAAACAGCCTGCTGCAGATCCTAAAAATGTAGTTTCAGCGTTTTTGAATAATGTAAGTTCTCAAAATTTAAAAGCAGCTTACAATTCATCGAGCAATCCGAACTGGGGAAGCTATGAATCTTTCTCAAATTCGACTTCCGGTTTTGGTTCGGTAAAGAGTGTAAGTGTAAAAAATATTACAACAAGCGCAAGCAATCCCAATGCAGCAAGTGTAAATGCAACGTATGACGTAACTGATAAAAGTGGAAAAACAACCTCTTTAAAAGTTACTTTCGGACTTAAAAACGTAAACGGAGACTGGAAAATTTCAAGTTATAAAACCAATCCATAA
- a CDS encoding LTA synthase family protein encodes MFLQKIKPFLYLGVFYLIISLIVRIIFFFHPITTTSFGFFEIIKILLIGIVNDSFVFVLTCPFLALYFLFLSDSKYQKPYGHIILGVLMLLFLYILLIPNNIFKQYGGSIAEIALAFIGLKIIFFGLMLFLPEKRIKIRNTLYFITVFLYVLLIVFNAVSEYFFYNEFGLRYNFIAVDYLIYTNEVIGNIMESYPVVPLFLGIFAVAILITLFIYRKTKNELQELPNLKQKLILLGSFVALVGISLLGLNFTTKIKPADVFEEEIQANGLPKFYWAFTHNELDYFQFYPEINEKQAERNFLSQFSEPKLQRSITSDQPELKKNVVLISIESLSADFLQHYGNKQNLTPFLDSLADQSLMFTNLYATGNRTVRGLEALTLCIPPTAGESIIKRENNKNKFTTGSVFKSKGYDVKFLYGGYSYFDNMQDFFAGNGYGIVDRNNFKPEEITFANVWGVSDEDMAKKAIQTMNAEAKSGKPFFNHWMTVSNHRPFTYPEGRVDIPGNAKSREGGVKYTDYSLRKFFEMAKKQDWYKNTVFIIIADHCASSAGDTELPMDKYRIPAMIFSEGFIKPQKFTKTMSQIDVMPTLFGLLNFNYQSKFLGQDIFKKEFQPKAYVATYEDLGFIKDNYLTIISPVRKVKQYVLTQQKNMQAPDFNIYFDETNVPAPNQNKKLVEETISAYQSTSYWLKKNQLNR; translated from the coding sequence ATGTTTTTGCAAAAAATAAAACCCTTTTTATATCTGGGCGTTTTTTATCTTATCATATCGTTGATCGTAAGAATTATTTTCTTCTTTCATCCCATTACTACAACGAGCTTCGGTTTTTTTGAAATAATAAAAATCTTATTGATCGGGATAGTCAATGATTCTTTTGTATTCGTTTTAACATGCCCGTTTTTAGCGCTTTATTTTTTGTTTTTATCCGATTCAAAATACCAAAAGCCTTACGGTCATATCATTTTGGGAGTATTGATGCTTCTTTTTTTATACATCCTTCTCATTCCCAATAATATTTTCAAGCAATACGGAGGTTCGATCGCGGAGATCGCATTAGCTTTTATAGGATTAAAAATCATTTTCTTCGGACTTATGCTTTTCCTACCGGAAAAACGTATAAAAATCAGGAACACACTATATTTTATTACCGTTTTTCTCTATGTTTTATTAATAGTTTTCAATGCGGTAAGTGAATATTTCTTTTATAACGAATTTGGTTTAAGATATAATTTTATTGCGGTAGATTATCTTATCTACACCAACGAGGTGATCGGCAACATTATGGAAAGTTATCCGGTGGTTCCTTTATTTCTCGGGATTTTTGCCGTTGCAATTCTGATTACCCTTTTCATATATAGAAAAACAAAAAACGAACTTCAGGAACTTCCGAATCTGAAACAAAAACTGATTTTGCTGGGTTCTTTTGTCGCACTGGTCGGAATAAGTTTGTTAGGGTTAAATTTTACAACAAAGATTAAACCTGCTGACGTTTTTGAAGAGGAAATCCAGGCGAATGGCCTTCCGAAATTTTATTGGGCATTTACTCATAATGAATTAGATTATTTTCAATTTTACCCTGAGATCAATGAAAAGCAGGCGGAAAGAAATTTCTTGAGTCAATTTTCAGAACCCAAGTTACAAAGAAGCATTACTTCAGATCAGCCTGAACTAAAGAAAAATGTAGTTTTAATTTCCATTGAAAGCTTATCTGCAGATTTTTTACAGCATTACGGAAACAAACAAAACCTGACACCTTTCCTTGACAGTTTAGCAGATCAATCATTGATGTTTACCAATCTTTACGCAACCGGGAACAGAACCGTTCGCGGTCTTGAAGCTTTGACGCTCTGCATTCCGCCAACGGCCGGAGAAAGTATTATTAAAAGAGAAAACAATAAAAATAAATTCACGACGGGAAGTGTTTTTAAATCTAAAGGTTATGACGTGAAATTTTTGTACGGCGGCTATAGCTATTTCGACAATATGCAGGATTTCTTTGCAGGAAATGGCTATGGAATTGTAGACAGAAATAATTTTAAACCCGAAGAAATCACTTTCGCGAATGTTTGGGGTGTTTCCGATGAAGACATGGCTAAAAAAGCGATCCAGACGATGAATGCAGAAGCAAAATCCGGAAAACCGTTTTTTAACCATTGGATGACGGTTTCCAATCACCGTCCTTTTACCTATCCTGAAGGAAGAGTCGATATTCCCGGAAATGCAAAATCCCGTGAAGGTGGCGTAAAATATACCGATTATTCATTGCGAAAGTTTTTTGAAATGGCTAAAAAACAGGACTGGTATAAAAATACCGTGTTTATCATCATTGCCGATCATTGTGCTTCAAGCGCAGGAGATACGGAACTTCCTATGGATAAATACAGAATTCCTGCAATGATTTTTTCAGAAGGGTTTATCAAACCTCAGAAATTTACGAAGACAATGTCGCAGATCGATGTGATGCCTACTCTTTTTGGATTGCTGAATTTTAATTATCAATCAAAATTTTTAGGACAGGATATATTTAAAAAAGAATTCCAGCCGAAAGCTTACGTTGCAACTTATGAAGACTTGGGATTCATAAAGGATAACTATTTAACGATTATCTCACCAGTAAGAAAAGTAAAGCAATATGTTTTAACACAACAAAAAAATATGCAGGCTCCCGATTTCAATATTTATTTTGATGAAACAAATGTCCCCGCCCCTAATCAGAATAAGAAGCTGGTTGAAGAAACAATTTCAGCGTACCAGTCAACATCTTATTGGTTGAAAAAAAATCAGCTCAATCGTTAA